In a genomic window of Fibrobacter sp. UWH4:
- a CDS encoding RHS repeat-associated core domain-containing protein produces the protein MYKFIYSFIFTILVCLSIAFAVPEGELEGELRTPLDVDRPYNYGIPGYANIYIKPFKSDIWPSGDERLYIEFEHEINYGGRRYDGVTIYGNGKIFLGDHRESASETLNRDGIYPYVLPINNEIIPSVGNGRIFVSWRKFDEHGDVFTVIEIGTFQVSGKTDPMICQVSFYRDGEIQVQYWNKNRSNAYLSLETGAVHMAERDYMGTPSVYTGSQKITLSDKANTSIYAGSAIDIFNNGKLRKGWIAKGFASDEAQFKIIDKEIDVQFGPKHLGSGGVIAYDNARENPVVGSFSALRLKVYSVNYGDGNTEQTPTPVFFWYFNEHPSFYNNSHIASYPQFSNTSFGPLNDCPKCIYQNGSLAIITPAAYKNTWNKYLTNPLVNPDTIIAPAIKMQTWGDGKNRHIRIKYAALSPLQPRSIQFFPPKTLNVRYKGDVGYMTVNNDKAPVALVEKSDLDAIVHTTPGYVIKQIFVNGLEGYNADDPSKFLNGISITYDESQKVAVIKTNKLTSHLTIEAIFEECSEKDRVLPKVVPSYVKSEMFLDPAEKSKVLETYSVKDGFGRVVQTQVPLTTGKFKISALYLDEAGNTKYAPIPYVSNKGSYEYEDMFCEKCVDKSRNYYNGDTKSSKERIDSYNHPYTETEHFYGMNSALRIKQAGMGEASFDLSNSFAQTWQIPIKTSSSKEFFSKEQLASLSTDGTNSNGNEIENLYKSHLSSIEDSDFENDDEIDYPYVLTINRSVDGVFTQSIVDAAGNSFASWITHNDDVMITRNEYDKKTTQLSLSKIENQNGFESKYEYDDVGRLVASKTPDRGRTETKYDSKNRIRFTRDAKQISKGDGHFNIFTYDDEDRLVLTGEVRGNCNNCSFSNPNADLSAYTYPTVETIYGMPKVSDILKSDVPEVVKKNNPNVLNYDNKLKKLVKNIIDRIEGVLPHEAGAVISYNRKGLINTVKLSSYDNLGRVKINWTLNLFEDGAPIVETHYKYNTAGNIASCIVKKWNSSTENWEFVTGKSYTYEEFGRLESVSELLDEEGKSSKKLVEYTRNSVGTVEKVVYKDGGRVVVSKNSEHDIYGRTTKIEYTNESGKSVYSEDLKYKDPQINRVLETTHSWMLPGQNRKTFSNAFEYDDLGRLAKFTTNDAGVGNAEYDYDILGRLVSKFEKDTTLTYTYASGSYKPTAISANGNVIANALKYDVRGNVWLDGYNKSAYTLNSTGLPEHVALYRDVPSQLSLADVDEEIVYDEEFGHIKIAYDESGNRVWDRKYTRGGLIWDRVTIPGFGTYNKSRYTDFELERLELVGGGFRNGLGTEAVYPLMDAQGNVRAYAGLSGIKTAYDYRPFGRENALAEGMEGDVDNRRWQDKEYDGEHGKYFFGARYFDPFFGLWMSPDPAGQYANPYTYGGDPVNFIDPTGLWGLDAGFFTIGWDSNRGWNFGLSGGILSYTWYQNGSKTFEASVGGSYQWWILNFEGTFGYSYNTYSGHSISTHGHVCVGVKEDEAGVCAGLEAGGSMNWDAYGNFLGMTAYAGAFAELQASDNTSLVKVNGGYETGLFGMEGRGWYGGVSAMDGSLYASWAENGGWSYGFSKKFEAWNYSATENSAKLAILGLDVYSSNSMLLSVEGYWTTDKNVMEWAKYLLDDNENVFTFMAHGNEYIIGLEDPVYLPLPQSGKMDGIQFGERLNNGEFNYKGEGMIRLYSCSTGKKTFDGRNNFAQNVANTTGKIVIAPTEDVGVTVKEFFGVKWTSTRILNNGYWKVFRPQKR, from the coding sequence ATGTATAAATTTATCTATTCCTTCATTTTCACTATATTGGTTTGCCTGTCTATTGCATTTGCAGTTCCTGAAGGAGAACTTGAGGGCGAATTAAGAACACCTTTAGATGTGGACAGACCTTATAATTATGGCATTCCAGGATACGCAAATATCTATATAAAGCCTTTTAAGTCAGATATTTGGCCTTCTGGTGATGAAAGACTATATATTGAGTTTGAGCATGAGATTAATTATGGTGGACGACGTTATGATGGAGTTACCATTTATGGTAATGGAAAAATTTTCTTGGGAGACCATAGAGAATCAGCTTCTGAAACCTTGAATAGAGATGGTATTTATCCTTATGTTTTGCCGATAAATAACGAAATTATTCCAAGCGTTGGCAATGGACGAATTTTTGTTTCTTGGAGAAAATTTGACGAACACGGTGACGTATTTACTGTGATTGAAATAGGAACGTTTCAGGTATCTGGTAAAACAGATCCTATGATTTGTCAAGTTTCTTTTTATAGAGATGGCGAAATTCAAGTTCAATATTGGAATAAGAATAGATCTAATGCGTACCTTTCTTTGGAAACGGGTGCGGTTCATATGGCAGAAAGGGATTATATGGGGACACCTTCCGTTTATACAGGCTCTCAAAAGATTACCCTTTCGGACAAAGCAAACACATCTATTTATGCAGGCAGTGCTATTGACATTTTTAATAATGGTAAATTAAGAAAAGGCTGGATTGCAAAAGGATTCGCTAGTGACGAAGCCCAATTTAAAATAATCGATAAAGAAATTGACGTGCAGTTCGGTCCTAAGCATTTGGGTTCTGGTGGAGTTATTGCTTATGATAATGCTCGTGAGAACCCTGTTGTAGGAAGTTTTTCAGCATTAAGACTAAAGGTGTACTCCGTTAATTATGGCGACGGAAACACTGAGCAAACCCCAACTCCAGTATTCTTTTGGTATTTTAATGAACATCCGAGTTTTTATAATAATTCTCACATAGCAAGCTATCCTCAATTTTCAAATACTTCATTCGGACCTTTGAATGATTGTCCAAAGTGTATCTATCAAAATGGTTCGCTAGCAATCATTACTCCTGCTGCATATAAAAATACATGGAATAAGTATCTAACCAATCCTTTGGTTAATCCCGACACAATTATCGCTCCTGCAATAAAAATGCAAACGTGGGGTGATGGAAAAAATAGGCATATTAGAATTAAGTATGCAGCGCTATCCCCATTGCAGCCGCGTTCGATTCAATTTTTTCCTCCAAAAACTCTGAATGTTCGATACAAAGGTGATGTGGGATATATGACCGTCAATAACGACAAGGCTCCTGTTGCTTTGGTTGAAAAATCAGATCTTGACGCTATTGTACATACTACTCCTGGTTATGTTATCAAACAGATTTTTGTTAACGGTCTTGAAGGTTATAATGCAGATGATCCTAGTAAGTTTTTGAATGGAATATCTATTACTTATGATGAATCTCAAAAAGTAGCCGTAATTAAGACAAATAAACTTACAAGCCATTTGACAATTGAGGCTATTTTTGAAGAGTGCTCTGAAAAAGATCGCGTTTTGCCGAAAGTGGTGCCCTCCTACGTAAAAAGCGAAATGTTTTTGGATCCGGCAGAAAAATCCAAGGTATTGGAGACATACTCTGTAAAAGATGGTTTTGGAAGAGTTGTGCAAACGCAAGTTCCTTTGACGACAGGAAAATTTAAAATTTCAGCCTTGTATCTTGATGAAGCCGGCAATACAAAATATGCTCCGATACCTTATGTTTCGAACAAAGGCTCGTATGAGTACGAAGACATGTTCTGCGAAAAGTGTGTCGACAAGTCTAGAAACTACTACAATGGTGACACAAAGTCATCTAAGGAACGAATTGATTCATACAATCATCCCTATACCGAAACAGAACATTTTTACGGAATGAATTCTGCGTTGCGAATTAAACAGGCTGGAATGGGAGAAGCTAGTTTCGACTTAAGTAATAGTTTTGCACAAACATGGCAGATTCCTATCAAAACGTCTAGCTCAAAGGAATTTTTCTCTAAAGAACAATTAGCTTCATTATCGACTGATGGAACAAATTCCAATGGCAATGAAATAGAAAATCTTTACAAGTCTCATTTGTCGTCTATCGAAGATAGCGATTTTGAAAATGATGATGAAATTGACTATCCGTATGTTTTGACAATCAATCGATCGGTTGATGGTGTGTTTACTCAGAGTATTGTTGATGCTGCAGGAAATTCTTTCGCTTCATGGATTACGCATAATGACGATGTGATGATTACGCGTAACGAATATGATAAAAAAACAACGCAACTTAGTTTGTCTAAAATTGAAAATCAAAACGGATTTGAATCAAAATATGAATATGATGATGTCGGTAGATTAGTTGCTTCCAAAACGCCAGATCGTGGTCGCACTGAGACAAAGTATGATTCTAAAAATCGAATTCGTTTTACTCGTGATGCTAAGCAAATCAGCAAGGGCGACGGTCATTTTAACATTTTTACTTATGACGATGAAGATCGTCTTGTTCTTACTGGTGAAGTGCGAGGGAATTGTAATAATTGTAGCTTTAGCAATCCTAATGCTGATTTAAGCGCTTATACATATCCTACTGTAGAAACTATTTATGGGATGCCGAAGGTATCAGATATTCTTAAGTCCGATGTTCCTGAAGTTGTTAAGAAGAACAACCCTAATGTTCTTAATTATGACAATAAGTTGAAAAAATTGGTTAAGAACATCATTGATCGAATAGAAGGAGTCTTACCTCATGAAGCAGGTGCCGTGATATCTTATAATCGTAAAGGGCTGATTAATACCGTTAAGCTTTCAAGTTATGATAATCTTGGTCGTGTAAAAATCAACTGGACCTTAAACTTGTTTGAAGATGGAGCCCCGATAGTAGAAACTCATTACAAATATAATACTGCCGGTAATATAGCTTCCTGTATCGTGAAAAAATGGAATTCCTCAACTGAAAATTGGGAATTTGTAACAGGTAAGTCTTATACATACGAAGAATTTGGCCGTCTTGAATCTGTAAGTGAATTGCTTGATGAAGAAGGAAAATCCAGCAAGAAACTTGTTGAATATACGAGAAATTCCGTCGGCACGGTTGAAAAAGTTGTATATAAGGATGGCGGCAGGGTTGTTGTGTCTAAAAATTCTGAACATGATATTTATGGTCGTACAACAAAAATTGAGTATACAAATGAATCAGGAAAATCGGTGTATTCGGAAGATTTGAAATACAAGGATCCGCAGATTAATCGAGTTTTGGAAACCACTCATTCCTGGATGCTGCCTGGCCAGAACAGAAAAACGTTCAGCAATGCATTTGAGTACGATGATTTAGGACGATTGGCAAAATTCACAACAAATGATGCGGGTGTCGGTAACGCAGAATATGATTATGATATTTTGGGTCGCTTAGTATCGAAATTTGAAAAAGATACTACACTAACCTATACATATGCTAGTGGCAGCTATAAACCTACAGCAATATCTGCAAATGGCAATGTTATTGCCAATGCTTTGAAGTACGATGTAAGGGGTAATGTGTGGTTGGATGGTTATAATAAGTCTGCATATACCTTAAATTCTACTGGTTTGCCAGAACATGTCGCGTTGTATAGAGATGTTCCTTCTCAATTGAGTCTTGCCGATGTTGATGAGGAAATAGTGTATGATGAAGAGTTTGGACATATAAAAATTGCATATGATGAATCTGGTAACCGTGTTTGGGATCGGAAGTATACTAGAGGCGGTTTGATTTGGGATCGAGTAACAATTCCTGGGTTTGGTACTTACAACAAGAGTCGTTACACTGATTTTGAACTTGAAAGGCTTGAGCTTGTTGGAGGTGGCTTCCGTAATGGACTGGGAACCGAGGCTGTGTATCCGCTGATGGATGCACAAGGCAATGTTAGAGCCTATGCAGGTCTCTCAGGGATCAAGACCGCTTATGATTATCGTCCGTTTGGCCGAGAGAATGCTCTTGCAGAAGGTATGGAAGGCGACGTGGATAACCGCCGCTGGCAGGATAAAGAATATGATGGCGAGCATGGCAAGTACTTCTTCGGCGCGCGTTACTTCGATCCGTTCTTTGGGCTTTGGATGAGTCCTGATCCTGCTGGGCAATATGCGAATCCCTACACTTATGGTGGCGATCCGGTAAACTTTATTGATCCGACGGGATTATGGGGTCTTGATGCAGGATTCTTCACCATTGGTTGGGATTCTAACCGTGGCTGGAACTTTGGCCTGTCTGGGGGAATCCTCTCTTACACCTGGTACCAGAACGGCTCCAAAACCTTTGAGGCCTCGGTAGGCGGAAGCTATCAGTGGTGGATACTCAACTTTGAAGGAACGTTCGGTTACAGCTATAATACTTATAGTGGGCATTCCATATCAACACACGGCCATGTCTGTGTTGGTGTAAAGGAAGACGAAGCTGGTGTTTGCGCAGGCCTTGAAGCAGGCGGCAGCATGAACTGGGACGCCTACGGGAATTTCCTTGGGATGACAGCCTATGCGGGAGCCTTTGCCGAGCTCCAGGCCAGTGACAACACTTCGCTAGTGAAGGTGAACGGTGGATATGAAACCGGCTTGTTTGGCATGGAAGGCCGTGGCTGGTATGGTGGCGTCAGTGCTATGGATGGAAGCCTGTATGCTAGTTGGGCTGAAAACGGCGGATGGAGTTATGGTTTTAGCAAAAAATTTGAAGCATGGAACTATAGTGCTACAGAAAACAGTGCTAAGCTGGCTATTTTAGGATTAGATGTGTATAGTAGCAATTCAATGTTATTAAGTGTCGAAGGTTATTGGACTACTGATAAAAATGTGATGGAATGGGCTAAATATTTGTTAGATGACAATGAAAATGTATTTACATTTATGGCTCATGGGAATGAATATATCATTGGATTGGAAGATCCAGTGTATCTACCGTTGCCTCAATCAGGGAAAATGGATGGGATTCAGTTTGGCGAAAGGTTGAATAATGGAGAATTTAATTATAAAGGCGAAGGTATGATAAGGCTCTATTCTTGTAGTACTGGTAAGAAAACTTTTGATGGAAGAAATAACTTTGCGCAAAATGTTGCGAACACAACCGGCAAAATTGTTATTGCCCCTACAGAAGATGTTGGTGTAACGGTAAAAGAATTCTTTGGCGTAAAATGGACCTCAACAAGGATTTTAAATAATGGCTATTGGAAAGTTTTTCGTCCTCAGAAACGCTAG